From a region of the Tigriopus californicus strain San Diego unplaced genomic scaffold, Tcal_SD_v2.1 Contig499, whole genome shotgun sequence genome:
- the LOC131892568 gene encoding insertion sequence IS1162 putative ATP-binding protein-like — protein sequence MNNNQTIEKLKQMRLGAMAELHAAQLKDNRTGKSTPDEYLALLTDHQWEDRQNKKIGRLLKQAGFKQPAVLADIDYTQNRNLDKNMFERLTTLDFMTRKENIIITGASGLGKSYLGQALGHQACMMQYRTIYSNTARLLKRLKLSKVDGTYLKELNKLFKADLLILDDFGLQSFDNHAREALMDIIDERHNKTSTIIASQIPVSA from the coding sequence ATGAACAACAATCAGACTATCGAAAAACTCAAACAGATGCGCCTAGGGGCAATGGCGGAGCTGCACGCGGCCCAGCTAAAGGACAACCGTACGGGCAAGAGCACGCCCGACGAGTACCTGGCCCTGCTGACCGACCACCAATGGGAGGACAGGCAGAACAAGAAGATCGGGCGGTTGTTAAAACAGGCAGGGTTCAAACAGCCGGCCGTCCTTGCCGACATCGACTATACCCAAAATAGGAATTTGGACAAGAACATGTTCGAGCGTCTGACAACATTGGATTTTATGACCCGTAAGGAAAATATAATCATCACCGGAGCTTCCGGGCTAGGGAAGAGCTACTTGGGACAGGCATTGGGACACCAGGCCTGTATGATGCAGTACAGGACCATCTACTCCAATACCGCCAGACTCCTTAAAAGACTAAAACTCTCCAAAGTGGACGGAACCTATCTCAAAGAACTGAACAAACTCTTTAAGGCGGACCTGTTGATATTGGACGATTTTGGACTGCAAAGCTTCGACAACCATGCACGGGAAGCATTAATGGATATTATCGATGAGCGACATAACAAGACCTCTACTATTATAGCATCACAGATACCCGTCTCTGCATG